Proteins from one Streptomyces sp. NBC_00390 genomic window:
- a CDS encoding ABC transporter substrate-binding protein, with protein sequence MSKTSRIAGAVLGVLALTGSLAACGGDSLEKEKSGGSASAGGSGKKGTLVVGAAAFTESKVLAELYAQLLADAGYRTSITTVKNRELYEPSLEKGEIDVVPEYAATVAEFLNAKVNGPKAPEEKPVASSDVTATVAGLTQLAEPLGLKVLPAGEAVDQNAFAVSKEFAGKNKLKTLSDLGASKLKVKIAAGDECEVRPFCAPGLKKTYGIDVSGIDPKGVGTPQAKQAVKDGVDQLVLTTTTDATLESFGLVLLEDDKKLQNADNVLPLVNARDAGDKEIADVLGKLTQVLTTEDLAELNRKVDAERAKPEDAAKAYLESKGLLKK encoded by the coding sequence ATGAGCAAGACCTCGCGCATCGCGGGTGCGGTTCTGGGCGTACTGGCCCTCACGGGCTCGCTCGCCGCATGCGGTGGCGACAGCCTGGAGAAGGAGAAGAGCGGCGGCTCGGCCTCCGCCGGCGGATCCGGGAAGAAGGGCACGCTCGTGGTGGGCGCCGCCGCCTTCACCGAGTCCAAGGTGCTGGCCGAGCTGTATGCGCAGCTGCTGGCCGACGCCGGCTACAGGACGTCGATCACCACGGTGAAGAACCGCGAGCTGTACGAGCCCTCCCTGGAGAAGGGCGAGATAGACGTCGTACCGGAATATGCCGCCACCGTCGCCGAATTTCTCAACGCGAAGGTGAACGGACCGAAGGCGCCGGAGGAGAAGCCGGTCGCCTCCAGCGATGTCACCGCCACCGTCGCGGGGCTGACCCAGCTTGCCGAGCCGCTCGGTCTCAAGGTGCTGCCCGCCGGTGAAGCGGTCGACCAGAACGCCTTCGCGGTCTCCAAGGAATTCGCCGGGAAGAACAAGCTCAAGACCCTCTCCGATCTCGGTGCCTCGAAGCTGAAGGTGAAGATCGCGGCAGGCGACGAGTGCGAGGTGCGCCCCTTCTGCGCGCCCGGCCTGAAGAAGACCTACGGCATCGACGTGTCGGGAATCGACCCCAAGGGTGTCGGAACGCCGCAGGCCAAGCAGGCGGTCAAGGACGGCGTGGACCAGCTGGTGCTGACCACCACCACCGACGCGACGCTGGAGAGTTTCGGTCTGGTGCTGCTGGAGGACGACAAGAAGCTCCAGAATGCGGACAACGTCCTTCCGCTTGTCAATGCCAGGGACGCCGGGGACAAGGAGATTGCCGACGTACTCGGCAAGCTCACCCAGGTGCTGACCACCGAGGACCTTGCCGAGCTGAACCGCAAGGTGGACGCGGAGCGCGCCAAGCCCGAGGACGCGGCGAAGGCATATCTGGAGTCGAAGGGGCTTCTCAAGAAGTAG
- a CDS encoding sensor histidine kinase, translating to MQRLYDFIRRHPTGVDTFWAVMLFGFGMLWVLEDLERAWNQTAASVIVLLLGLVVALRRLMPQKMLVLAAVLGIAQLVLDVGVNPGDFAMLVIIYTVAAHDGPRWASRLALIGGLSAASLAQIRWPTHGAETGERVFLTVIMSLPFALAWVLGDSIRTRRAYFAQLEERAGRMEEERAAQAKVAVAAERARIARELHDVVAHNVSVMVVQADGAAYVLDAAPDQAKQALETISSTGRQALAEMRRLLGVLRTGDAPESGEYVPQPDVQQIEDLVEQVRSAGLTVDFKIEGTPRPLPSGVELTAYRIVQEALTNTRKHGGPEVGASVRLVYFDDGLGLLVEDDGRGSSHELYEDGGADGRGHGLIGMRERVGMVGGTLDAGPRPGGGFRISALLPLKPTH from the coding sequence GTGCAGCGCCTCTACGACTTCATCCGCAGACACCCGACGGGCGTCGACACCTTCTGGGCTGTCATGCTCTTCGGGTTCGGCATGCTGTGGGTACTGGAGGACCTGGAACGGGCCTGGAACCAGACAGCCGCGTCCGTCATCGTCCTGCTGCTGGGTCTGGTCGTGGCCCTGCGCCGCCTGATGCCGCAGAAGATGCTGGTCCTCGCGGCCGTCCTGGGGATCGCCCAGCTCGTGCTGGACGTCGGGGTCAATCCCGGCGACTTCGCGATGCTGGTGATCATCTATACGGTCGCGGCCCACGACGGACCACGCTGGGCCTCGCGGCTGGCACTGATCGGCGGGCTGTCCGCCGCATCCCTGGCCCAGATCCGCTGGCCCACCCACGGTGCCGAAACCGGCGAACGGGTGTTCCTCACCGTCATCATGAGCCTGCCGTTCGCGCTCGCCTGGGTGCTCGGCGACTCGATACGCACCCGGCGTGCGTACTTCGCCCAGCTCGAGGAGCGGGCCGGCCGGATGGAGGAGGAGCGCGCGGCCCAGGCGAAGGTCGCCGTGGCCGCCGAGCGAGCCCGTATCGCCCGCGAGCTCCACGACGTCGTCGCCCACAACGTCTCGGTGATGGTCGTCCAGGCCGACGGCGCCGCCTACGTCCTGGACGCCGCCCCCGACCAGGCCAAGCAGGCGCTGGAGACCATCTCGAGCACCGGCCGCCAGGCGCTCGCGGAGATGCGCAGGCTGCTCGGTGTGCTGCGCACCGGCGATGCCCCGGAGAGCGGCGAGTACGTACCCCAGCCCGATGTGCAGCAGATCGAGGATCTCGTCGAGCAGGTGCGCAGTGCGGGCCTGACCGTCGACTTCAAGATCGAGGGGACGCCGCGGCCTCTGCCCAGCGGCGTCGAACTCACCGCGTACCGCATCGTGCAGGAGGCGCTGACCAACACCCGCAAGCACGGCGGTCCGGAGGTCGGCGCGAGTGTGCGTCTGGTCTACTTCGACGACGGGCTCGGGCTGCTGGTCGAGGACGACGGCCGCGGATCGTCCCACGAGCTGTACGAGGACGGGGGCGCGGACGGCCGCGGCCACGGCCTGATCGGTATGCGGGAGCGCGTCGGCATGGTCGGCGGCACGCTGGACGCGGGGCCCCGGCCCGGTGGCGGCTTCCGGATCAGTGCCCTGCTCCCGCTCAAGCCGACCCACTAG
- a CDS encoding SAM-dependent methyltransferase: MDDTDQPAGWREAAQAALYGPGGFYLRPEGPAGHFRTSVHASPLFAAAVARLLVTTAESLSLDEPAFVDVGAGRGELVTGVLAALPPGFAVRAYAVERAARPAGLDPRIEWTDAPPAGVHGLLFANEWLDNVPVDVAEADTDGVVRRVLVDRAGEERLGEPVTGADAEWLERWWPLTEPGTRAEIGRTRDAAWAAAVSTLDSGLAVAVDYAHTKDGRPPFGTLTGFRDGREVLPVPDGSCDITAHVALDACALPGAELVDQRTALRGLGVTAGRPALALASSDPAAYLRALAAAGEAAELTARGGLGDFTWLMQQV; this comes from the coding sequence ATGGATGACACGGATCAGCCGGCCGGGTGGCGGGAGGCGGCCCAGGCCGCGCTGTACGGGCCAGGGGGCTTCTATCTGCGGCCCGAGGGACCTGCCGGCCACTTCCGTACGTCCGTGCACGCTTCCCCTCTGTTCGCCGCGGCGGTCGCCCGGCTGCTGGTCACCACGGCCGAGTCGCTCTCGCTCGACGAGCCCGCCTTCGTGGACGTCGGAGCGGGCCGCGGCGAACTGGTGACGGGGGTGCTGGCCGCCCTGCCGCCGGGCTTCGCGGTGCGTGCGTACGCGGTCGAACGGGCGGCCCGCCCCGCGGGGCTCGACCCGCGCATCGAGTGGACGGACGCACCGCCGGCGGGGGTGCACGGGCTGCTGTTCGCGAACGAGTGGCTGGACAACGTGCCGGTGGACGTCGCCGAGGCCGACACGGACGGGGTGGTGCGCCGGGTCCTGGTGGACCGCGCGGGTGAGGAGCGGCTCGGCGAGCCGGTCACGGGCGCGGACGCCGAGTGGCTGGAGCGCTGGTGGCCGCTGACCGAACCGGGCACCCGCGCGGAGATCGGCCGGACGCGCGATGCGGCGTGGGCGGCGGCCGTGTCCACGCTGGACTCGGGGCTCGCGGTCGCCGTCGACTACGCGCACACCAAGGACGGCCGGCCCCCGTTCGGCACGCTGACCGGCTTCCGGGACGGCCGGGAGGTGCTCCCCGTCCCTGACGGCAGCTGCGACATCACCGCTCATGTGGCGCTGGACGCGTGCGCACTGCCGGGCGCGGAACTGGTGGACCAGCGCACGGCGCTGCGCGGCCTGGGCGTGACAGCCGGGCGGCCGGCGCTCGCGCTGGCGTCGTCCGACCCGGCCGCTTACCTGCGGGCCCTCGCGGCGGCGGGCGAGGCGGCGGAACTGACGGCGAGGGGCGGCCTCGGCGACTTCACCTGGCTGATGCAGCAGGTCTGA
- a CDS encoding ABC transporter permease gives MGVLAQAWTWLTTAANWSGESGVWHRLGEHLYVSGVALALASAIALPLALYLGHIGRGGALAVNISNVGRAIPVFAVLALFMVSPLRSAGYVPTIIALVLFAVPPLLTNAYVGMREVDRSVVEAARGMGMAGGQLFARVELPLAYPMVMTGLRSAAVQVVATATIAAMVGQGGLGRIITAGFNTYNTPQVVAGALLVAVLALLVEAVLVGVDRLCSPLRKTV, from the coding sequence ATGGGTGTACTGGCGCAGGCATGGACCTGGCTGACCACGGCCGCCAACTGGTCGGGGGAGAGCGGCGTCTGGCACCGCCTCGGCGAGCACCTGTACGTCAGCGGGGTCGCGCTCGCCCTGGCCTCGGCGATCGCCCTGCCTCTCGCGCTGTATCTGGGGCACATCGGCCGCGGCGGCGCCCTCGCCGTCAACATCTCGAACGTGGGACGGGCGATCCCCGTCTTCGCGGTGCTCGCCCTGTTCATGGTGTCGCCCCTGCGCAGCGCCGGGTACGTACCGACGATCATCGCGCTGGTGCTGTTCGCCGTGCCACCGCTGCTGACCAACGCGTATGTGGGGATGCGGGAGGTGGACCGCTCGGTGGTGGAGGCCGCGCGCGGCATGGGAATGGCGGGCGGGCAGCTCTTCGCCCGGGTCGAACTTCCCCTCGCCTACCCGATGGTGATGACCGGACTGCGGTCGGCCGCGGTCCAGGTCGTGGCGACCGCGACGATCGCGGCGATGGTCGGACAGGGTGGCCTCGGCCGGATCATCACCGCCGGCTTCAACACGTACAACACTCCGCAAGTGGTCGCGGGCGCCCTGCTCGTGGCCGTGCTCGCCCTCCTGGTGGAGGCCGTGCTGGTGGGGGTGGACCGCTTGTGCAGTCCCCTCCGGAAAACCGTGTGA
- a CDS encoding NADH-quinone oxidoreductase subunit D, translated as MTETTVGIGGAAETTDMVLNIGPQHPSTHGVLRLRLVLDGERIQHAEPVIGYMHRGAEKLFEARDYRQIVMLANRHDWLSAFSNELGVVMAVERMLGMEVPERAVWTRTLLAELNRVLNHLMFLGSYPLELGGITPVFHAFREREELQHVMEEISGGRMHYMFNRVGGLKEDLPAGWLGRARHAVADVRSRMDVYDRLVLGNEIFRGRTRGVGVLSAEAVHAYGVSGPIARASGVDFDLRRDEPYLAYGELQDTLKVVTRTAGDCLARFEVLLEQTHNALDLADACVERLAELPPGPINQRLPKVLKAPEGHTYAWTENPLGINGYYLVSKGEKTPYRLKLRSASYNNIQALTELLPGTLVADMVAILGSLFFVVGDIDK; from the coding sequence ATGACGGAGACGACGGTCGGCATCGGCGGCGCGGCGGAGACCACCGACATGGTGCTCAACATCGGCCCCCAGCACCCCTCCACCCACGGTGTGCTGCGGCTGCGTCTCGTCCTGGACGGCGAGCGTATCCAGCATGCCGAGCCGGTCATCGGATACATGCACCGCGGCGCGGAGAAGCTCTTCGAGGCGCGCGACTACCGGCAGATCGTGATGCTGGCCAACCGGCACGACTGGCTGTCCGCGTTCTCGAACGAGCTCGGTGTCGTCATGGCCGTCGAGCGGATGCTCGGCATGGAGGTCCCTGAGCGCGCGGTGTGGACCCGTACGCTGCTGGCCGAGCTGAACCGGGTCCTCAACCACCTGATGTTCCTGGGGTCGTACCCCCTCGAACTGGGCGGAATCACCCCGGTGTTCCACGCCTTCCGTGAGCGCGAAGAGCTCCAGCACGTCATGGAGGAGATCTCCGGCGGCCGGATGCACTACATGTTCAACCGGGTCGGCGGGCTCAAGGAGGACCTGCCGGCCGGCTGGCTCGGCCGCGCCCGGCACGCTGTGGCCGATGTCCGCTCGCGGATGGACGTGTACGACCGCCTGGTGCTGGGGAACGAGATCTTCCGCGGCCGGACCCGTGGTGTGGGTGTGCTGTCGGCCGAGGCGGTGCACGCGTACGGCGTCAGCGGCCCGATCGCCCGCGCCTCCGGTGTCGACTTCGATCTGCGGCGCGACGAGCCGTATCTGGCGTACGGGGAGCTGCAGGACACCCTCAAGGTCGTCACGCGCACGGCCGGCGACTGCCTGGCCCGCTTCGAGGTCCTGCTGGAGCAGACGCACAACGCGCTGGATCTCGCGGACGCCTGCGTCGAGCGACTGGCGGAGCTGCCGCCGGGGCCCATCAACCAGCGGCTGCCGAAGGTCCTGAAGGCTCCCGAGGGCCACACCTACGCCTGGACCGAGAACCCGCTCGGCATCAACGGCTACTACCTGGTCTCCAAGGGGGAGAAGACCCCGTACCGCCTGAAGCTGCGCTCGGCCTCGTACAACAACATCCAGGCGCTCACCGAGCTGCTGCCCGGGACGCTGGTCGCCGACATGGTGGCGATCCTGGGGTCGTTGTTCTTCGTCGTCGGCGACATCGACAAGTGA